GCTTACCGCCTACTGTCCACGCTGGTTGGGTGCGGCATGATCGAGCGTATCTCCAAAAACAGCTATCGCACTGTCGTCCTCGCAGGCGTCAAGAAGCCTCGTATCGGCTATGCGTCACAGACAGAGGAGTTTTCGTTTTCCCGGCTGGTTTGTGACAGCATTCGAAGCAGCGCTTACCATGCGGGGATCGAGCTTCTGGTGCTGGACAATCACTATTCCCCGAAGGCGGCGCTGCGCAATGCGGATACCTTTGTACGGGAGAATCTGGACCTCGTGATCGAGTTCCAGACGAATCATCAGAGCGCCTCACTCGTAGCCGCGAAGATTCTCCAGGCCGAGATTCCTATGATTGCGATCGAGGTGCCGCATCCCGGCGCTACCTACTACGGAGCGGACAATTACAGGGCCGGCATTCTGGGTGGACGCGCTTTGGGCAAGGCGTGTCTGCAGCAATGGCAAGGCATTGTCGACGAGGTTGTATTGATGGAGCTGCCGGTTGCCGGACCGCTGCCACGGTCGAGAATGACCGCCACTCTCGCCGGCCTACGCGAGATTCTTCCACGGTTTCCGGAAGAGAAAGCAGTATTTCTCGATGGGAACGGCCGCTTCGAAGGTAGCCTCGCAGCCATGAGGAAACATCTGCGGCGGAGCCGTGCCAAAAAGATACTGCTGGCGGGCTTAAACGATCCAAGCTGTCTCGGTGCACTCCAGGCACTGGAAGAGAGCGGCCGCTCACAAGACTGCCTGGCGGTGGGCCACAACGCCAGCATTGAAGCACGACGAGAGATGCGGCGTCCGCGTTCGCGGCTCATCGGTTCTGTCGGTTATTTTCCCGAAAAGTACGGAGAGGCCGTGATCCAACTAGCTATGGATATGATCCAGCGCCGGGAGGTACCAGCCGCTACTTTCGTAAAGCATCGGTTGATCCATCCCGGCAACGTGGATACTGCATATCCGAACGATCATGAAATCAGCATGGCCAACTCCGATTCCCTCCTCTATAGCAAACGTTGATGTTTGTCGCCAGAGCAACATCACTGCAAGGTGGCAATCTCCTCCAAAAGTTGTCTTGGATGCAGCGGCTTTGGCAGCAATTGGAAACTGTACCCCTGTGCGCGGGCATCGTTCATCAGGTCGCTCGTTGCTGCCTGCCCGGAGAAGAGAAGAATTTTGCAATCGGGATATCTCTCTGCCACCCGGATCGCAAGTTCAATTCCGGAGATCTCGGGCATCATGACATCGCTGATGAGGAGATCCGGCGGAGTTATTTTCATCTGCTCCAGAGCTTCCAATGGATTCGTAAAGTACGACGCATCATAGCCTTCACGGCGAAGGATGATGGCGAGCGATTGGGAGATAACCTGTTCATCATCCACGACGAAAACGACAGAGACATGCTCATGAGACATAACACCTCCGTCTTTTGGCGGGAGAAGCGAGTAAAAAATTCGTGCCAAAAGAACTTCCTTTCGTCCTACGCCGCGCATTTTCTGTGGTTTATCAGCGCGGTCTACGTATGGTTGAGCAATTAGCTTGCCAATACGTCCGCATAACGAATCCTCAGAAGGCCCTCCAACTGACTCCACTAAACGCCCGCAAACAAGGCACTTAGCGAACACACGAATCCAGTGCCTCCGTTTCCGGACCGATTTTCCAAAGGAAATGCCGGGTACCTGGATATACAACGAGGTGAGACAGCCTATTGGCGCCCTCCCCCATCTAACGCGTGGAAGTGGCGTCTTTATCTCCAGGTCTCATAGAAATCCTCCGCTCTACGCTTGCCCGGGTAGAGCAGAAGCTAGGTCTTTCGCCCCATGACAATGCGGTGGTAGAGCTCCGGCATTCCATCGTGCGAATGATTACGGAACTGGAGATCGCAAAGGCTCGTGAGGCCGAGAAAGAGCAGAACTCGGAACCCGAAGAACACAAACGGGAACCAGCAGCCTGACCTGCCCTCCATGACGACCCTGCACTCCATCTGCAGAAATAAAGAAGGCGCCCCCTGCGGCGCGCCTTCTTTATTTCTGCAACAGACTAGAACGCCAACTTCAAGGAAAGCTGTCCGATACGCGGATCGTTGGCTGTCGTAATCCGTCCAAAGGTCGATGCATTGCTTAGGTTGTTCGAAGGCGTGTTGAAGTTGGTGCGATTGAAAAGGTTGAAGTACTCGGCACGGAACTGCAGGTCCGTATGCTCCGTGATATTAAAGTGGCGCGTAAGCGAGGTATCGAAGGTCACGAAGTTTGGCCCGGTAAAGGTATTCTTGCGGACGTTGCCGAAGGTTCCCTTCGCAGGTGTGGTGAAGGCTGAGAAGTTCAGCCAGTTCTTACAGGATGTCGTGACGCCACTGCACGCGTTCCCTCCATAGGCATTTCCAGAAAGGATGGGTGTGTCGCGATTGATGCCCGTGAGCGATACGTCCTGGCCCAACGCAAGCGTAATGGGATCGCCCGTCCGAGCACTCACCAGCCCCGAAGACTGCCATCCGTTCAGGATGGCACGAAACGGCGCCCAACCATTTGTCATCTCCGGGAAGACCCACACATACTTCGCCGTAACGACGTTGCGGTGATCGAAATCCGAGGGACCGACATCAAGCCGTTTATAGTTCGGCAGATAAACCGGAAGGACGAAGCTCTGTCCGGCTCCGGCACTCGTCGTCGCCGCACCATTGGGTACATTGTCCAGTGACTTCGACCAGGTGTAGTTGAGCGTAACGCTCAGCCCGTGAGAGAGCCGCTCATCCAGCGTTGCCTGCATCGAGTGATACGACGAGTTGCCTCCCATGTCGGTGAGGCTGATCGTCGAGAAGCCCTGGTAGAGACGGCGCGCATTCGTGTTCGATGTGGTGGCGGTGCCGGTGTAAACCGCCGGATTGATCTCCGGCGAGGTAAAGATATGGCTGCCATGTCCGCCTACATAAGCCAACTGCATACTCAGGCTGTTGGTGAGCTGCTGGGCGAACGCAAGGTTCCACGCATAGGTCAGCGGCACCTTGAAGTTGCCGGAAGGATCAAAGGTGATAACCGGAATCGTTCCAATGAACGCTCCGTTCGGATTTGAGACCGGGAATGGATTCGTGGTTGAACCATAGGGATTGGAGAAGTGCGTTCCCGCAGGGTTCAGACTGACAGTCGTCACAAATGGAGCACTGCCGATCCAGCCATTGTTGAAGAGGCCGTTTGAGCGCGTGTCATAGAACATACCGGCTCCGCCGCGGATGCTGCTCTTCCCATTGCCGAAAAGGTCATAAGCAAAACCGACACGCGGCATCAGATTGGTATAGACAGGGCGAATGCCATCGACAGGAACACCGGCGTCGCCGGCAAACAGCAGACCGGCGGGAGCGTTGGGAAACTTTGTCGATCGCCGGCCGGCGGCATACGCAGCGGGATTGAACTGCCCCATGCGCAGTCCGCGCTCATGCAGCGGCAGGTAGGGCTCATAGCGAACACCGAAGTTCAAGGTAAGGCGCCGGTTAAGCTTCCAGCTATCCTGCGCATACACGCCAATGAACTTCGCGCGGTTCTGCTGGAACTGGCCGGAGCTCTGCGAGAACGTATTCAGATAACCAAACAGGAAGTTCGCCAGGGCTGTATTGCCGTTTGTCGCGGTGAAGCCATAGGTGCCGGGCTGGCCGTTCTGGTTCACCACATCGACCTTTGCCACCTCACCATGGAAGCCGAACGCCATGGTGTGATTCCCCTTCACCCAGCGCACATCGTCAGCAAGCGTCATGTTCGAGCGCAGAAAGTCCGCATGCGGATTGTCGCCCATGGAAAAGTAACTCGCCACGCTGATGCTCTGGATCGACTTGAAGGCGGGCTGCCAGATATTCACGCCGAGGTCGTTCATATTGATGCCGCCGGAGAGGGGCCCACGGGTGGCATACCCGCGCTGATAGCTGAGGATGAAGTTGT
This genomic window from Terriglobus albidus contains:
- a CDS encoding substrate-binding domain-containing protein is translated as MSPKREPTTRNGTVQSVIRACEILKYLQQSSGDVSLDAVCRNTFLPRPSAYRLLSTLVGCGMIERISKNSYRTVVLAGVKKPRIGYASQTEEFSFSRLVCDSIRSSAYHAGIELLVLDNHYSPKAALRNADTFVRENLDLVIEFQTNHQSASLVAAKILQAEIPMIAIEVPHPGATYYGADNYRAGILGGRALGKACLQQWQGIVDEVVLMELPVAGPLPRSRMTATLAGLREILPRFPEEKAVFLDGNGRFEGSLAAMRKHLRRSRAKKILLAGLNDPSCLGALQALEESGRSQDCLAVGHNASIEARREMRRPRSRLIGSVGYFPEKYGEAVIQLAMDMIQRREVPAATFVKHRLIHPGNVDTAYPNDHEISMANSDSLLYSKR
- a CDS encoding response regulator, which encodes MRGVGRKEVLLARIFYSLLPPKDGGVMSHEHVSVVFVVDDEQVISQSLAIILRREGYDASYFTNPLEALEQMKITPPDLLISDVMMPEISGIELAIRVAERYPDCKILLFSGQAATSDLMNDARAQGYSFQLLPKPLHPRQLLEEIATLQ
- a CDS encoding TonB-dependent receptor; this translates as MLFVLTSTCSLAQGLGRIVGLVTDRDSAAVPGARVKATQVTTNTQTETVTNSDGGFVFPSLPPATYKISVEAAGFSTYTNSSVTLLADQTVTLNAELSIGQTSETIEVSSAAPQVDTSTGTISQVVNERQVNELPLNGRNAAQLTTLTPGVVAAPSGAADQGNTKTFPAAVTISANGTRANQTSYLLDGGNNVDEYTNVNAPFPFPDALQEFSVQTSNYTAEYGQNAGAVVNVITKGGSNKFHGNLFEYVRNRVFNARNYFQTAVDPLKRNQFGGTVGGPVGLPGLWQSKSSFFFFGIQRTTVHTQNAPSSSTVPTTANVAGNLPVLSGQAGVTNPFNNTFYPVNPATGAAFVNPSNFDPASLALLSHVAVANTTSTAPVTLNFIRPVAQDFLEYVARYDHNLGKKDRFTARYFLDKFSNAGVLNLSNLPTYSDGSNIDYQNALISETHTFTDNLLNNFILSYQRGYATRGPLSGGINMNDLGVNIWQPAFKSIQSISVASYFSMGDNPHADFLRSNMTLADDVRWVKGNHTMAFGFHGEVAKVDVVNQNGQPGTYGFTATNGNTALANFLFGYLNTFSQSSGQFQQNRAKFIGVYAQDSWKLNRRLTLNFGVRYEPYLPLHERGLRMGQFNPAAYAAGRRSTKFPNAPAGLLFAGDAGVPVDGIRPVYTNLMPRVGFAYDLFGNGKSSIRGGAGMFYDTRSNGLFNNGWIGSAPFVTTVSLNPAGTHFSNPYGSTTNPFPVSNPNGAFIGTIPVITFDPSGNFKVPLTYAWNLAFAQQLTNSLSMQLAYVGGHGSHIFTSPEINPAVYTGTATTSNTNARRLYQGFSTISLTDMGGNSSYHSMQATLDERLSHGLSVTLNYTWSKSLDNVPNGAATTSAGAGQSFVLPVYLPNYKRLDVGPSDFDHRNVVTAKYVWVFPEMTNGWAPFRAILNGWQSSGLVSARTGDPITLALGQDVSLTGINRDTPILSGNAYGGNACSGVTTSCKNWLNFSAFTTPAKGTFGNVRKNTFTGPNFVTFDTSLTRHFNITEHTDLQFRAEYFNLFNRTNFNTPSNNLSNASTFGRITTANDPRIGQLSLKLAF